The nucleotide sequence GCCGCCCTGGCCGCGGTCCCGGCGCTCGCCGCCGCCGCGGGAAGATCCGGCGCCCGGCTCGTCGTCCAGGCGCAGCGTCAGCGAGATCCGCTTGCGCGGCACGTCGACGTCCAGCACCTTCACCTTCACGATGTCCCCGGGCTTGACGACCTCCCGCGGGTCCTTCACGAAGTTCTTCGACAGCGCCGAAACGTGGGCCAGCCCGTCCTGGTGGACGCCGACGTCGATGAACGCGCCGAACGCCGCCACGTTCGTCACGACACCCTCCAGCGTCATGCCCGGCTTGAGGTCGCCGATCTTGTCCACGCCCTCGGCGAACGTCGCCGTCTTGAACGCCGGGCGGGGGTCGCGGCCCGGCTTGTCCAGCTCCGAGAGGATGTCCGTCACCGTCGGGAGGCCGAACGTCTCGTCCACGAACTCGCCGGGGCGCAGCGACGAGAGCGTCCGGGAGTTGCCGATCAGCGCGCGGATGTCCGTGCCCGTCTTCGACAGGATCCGCCGGACCACCGGGTACGCCTCCGGGTGGACCGCCGACGAGTCGAGCGGGTCGTCGCCGTCCGGGATGCGCAGGAAGCCCGCGCACTGCTCGAACGCCTTCGGGCCCAGCCGCGCGACCTCCTTCAGCGCCATGCGGGAGCGGAACGGCCCGTTCGTGTCGCGGTGGGACACGATGTTCTCCGCCAGGCCCGTCGTGATGCCCGAAACCCGGGTCAGCAGCGGCGCCGACGCCGTGTTGACGTCCACGCCCACCGCGTTCACGCAGTCCTCGACCACCGCGTCGAGCGAGCGCGACAGCGAAACCTCGGACAGGTCGTGCTGGTACTGCCCGACGCCGATCGACTTCGGGTCGATCTTCACCAGCTCGGCCAGGGGGTCCTGCAGCCGGCGGGCGATCGACACCGCGCCGCGCAGCGAGACGTCCATGTTCGGCAGCTCCGCCGAAGCGAACGCCGACGCCGAGTACACCGACGCGCCCGCCTCGGACACGATCGCCTTCGTCAGCTTCAGCTCCGGGTGCTTCTTGATCAGCTCGATGGCGAGCTTGTCGGTCTCGCGCGACGCCGTCCCGTTGCCGATCGAGATCAGCTCGACCTTGTGCCGCGCGCACAGCGCCGCGAGCTCGGCGATCGACTGGTCCCACTTGTTCGCCGGCTGGTGCGGGTAGATGACGTGGGTGTCGACGACCTTGCCGGTCGCGTCCACGACCGCCACCTTGACGCCGGTCCGGAAGCCCGGGTCGAGGCCCATGGTGGCGCGGGTGCCGGCCGGCGCGGCCAGCAGCAGGTCGCGCAGGTTGGCGGCGAACACGCGCACGGCGTCGTCCTCGGCCGCCTGGCGCAGCCGCATCCGCAGGTC is from Amycolatopsis mediterranei and encodes:
- a CDS encoding Tex family protein, whose product is MSVSVEQKIAEELGVREGQVKAAVELLDGGSTVPFIARYRKEVTGMLDDAQLRTLEERLRYLRELDERRLAVLESVRSQGKLDEALEAQILAADTKSRLEDIYLPYKPKRRTKAMIAREAGLEPLADGLLNDPSTDPQAAAAVFVDADKGVADAQAALDGARAILVERFAEDPDLIGELREKMWGQGHLVAKVRAGKEEEGAKFSDYFDFSEPYTKLPSHRILAMLRGEKEEVLDLTMSPDEPTDEPQVGPTDYEARIAAKFGITQQGRPGDKWLGDTVRWAWRTKILLHLGIDLRMRLRQAAEDDAVRVFAANLRDLLLAAPAGTRATMGLDPGFRTGVKVAVVDATGKVVDTHVIYPHQPANKWDQSIAELAALCARHKVELISIGNGTASRETDKLAIELIKKHPELKLTKAIVSEAGASVYSASAFASAELPNMDVSLRGAVSIARRLQDPLAELVKIDPKSIGVGQYQHDLSEVSLSRSLDAVVEDCVNAVGVDVNTASAPLLTRVSGITTGLAENIVSHRDTNGPFRSRMALKEVARLGPKAFEQCAGFLRIPDGDDPLDSSAVHPEAYPVVRRILSKTGTDIRALIGNSRTLSSLRPGEFVDETFGLPTVTDILSELDKPGRDPRPAFKTATFAEGVDKIGDLKPGMTLEGVVTNVAAFGAFIDVGVHQDGLAHVSALSKNFVKDPREVVKPGDIVKVKVLDVDVPRKRISLTLRLDDEPGAGSSRGGGERRDRGQGGGGQGGGQRRGGGGGGGQRGSSGGGGGRDRGGNTSGSMADALRRAGFGK